A window of the Loxodonta africana isolate mLoxAfr1 chromosome 3, mLoxAfr1.hap2, whole genome shotgun sequence genome harbors these coding sequences:
- the LUZP1 gene encoding leucine zipper protein 1, translating into MAEFTSYKETASSRLLRFKLQSLSRRLDELEEATKNLQKAEDELLDLQDKVIQAEGSNSSMLAEIEVLRQRVLRIEGKDEEIKRAEDLCQLMKEKLEEEENLTRELKSEIERLQKRMAELEKLEEAFSRSKNDCTQLCLSLNEERNLTKKISSELEMLRVKVKELESSEDRLDKTEQSLVSELEKLKSLTLSFVSERKYLSEKEKENEKLIKELTQKLEQNKKMNRDHTRNASNDLRIEDGISSTLPSKESRRKGSLDYLKQGENETRNKSENEKNRNQEDNKVKDLNQEIEKLKTQIKHFESLEEELKKMRAKNNDLQDNYLSEQNKNKLLASQLEEIKLQIKKQKELENGEVEGIDAFLSSRGRHERTKLRGHGGEASVSKHPSRELSPQHKRERHRNREFAFNNENYSLSSRQMSSPSFTTRRAAKTSNMGAGTDNGTQETKRTDDRSAPGSSQSEGKKSREQPSVLSRYPPAAQEHNKVWKGAPKPGTESGLKGKVEKTTRTFSDTTHGSVPSDTVGRADKASDTSEALFGKRGQVPGSASQIMQAADSGSSKATGALASTRRSSSEGLSKGKKSASGQEVDPSSPNSKAPVLSKYPYSSRSQENILQGFSTPSKEGIDQPVAVVMEDSSHHEALRCRVIKASGREKPDSDDDLDLASLVTAKLVNTTITPEPEPKQQPNSREKAKPRGGLRTSLFENDKDAGTESEYVKPARASPSAVEPPDANGAGVKSQRPFSPREALRSRAVIKPIIIDKDVKKIMGGSGTEAALEKQKSTSKQGPNIVTSSITIYPSDSSSPRATPGEALRERHTSTSNIQVGPPELMSVSNHLGSPFELSIHKHDITLQLTETERMGEGPLKSRPETVVSRSSIIIKPSDPVERNSHTHPAETIRWKSHNAPSEGASADARHVTVRNAWKTRRDLNSLDDPPTRRGKNVDSINAYTQRSSTDFSELEQPRSYLSEQGIRRGGNSGDGPELSSRRTQSSLTVSEVLTRRNQAGDTVTAAVWNHSVAMEDSEDCTLSVYKRLHNSLERSELPAKQGLPEPGRVWAEDRLRPPRPCAEEN; encoded by the exons ATGGCTGAATTTACAAGCTACAAGGAAACGGCCTCCAGCCGCCTCCTGCGGTTTAAGTTACAGAGTCTAAGCCGGCGCCTTGATGAGTTGGAGGAAGCCACAAAAAACCTTCAGAAAGCAGAAGATGAGCTCCTGGATCTCCAGGACAAAGTGATTCAGGCAGAAGGCAGCAACTCCAGCATGCTGGCTGAGATCGAAGTGCTGCGTCAGCGGGTGCTGAGAATtgagggcaaagatgaagaaattaagagaGCAGAGGATCTGTGCCAGCTGATGAAGGAGAAACTTGAAGAGGAGGAAAACCTCACCCGGGAGCTGAAATCTGAGATTGAGCGGCTTCAGAAACGAATGGCAGAACTGGAGAAGCTAGAGGAGGCCTTCAGCAGGAGTAAGAATGACTGCACCCAGCTTTGTTTGAGCCTGAATGAGGAGAGAAACCTGACCAAGAAAATCTCCTCAGAGCTGGAAATGCTCAGGGTCAAAGTGAAAGAACTGGAATCTTCCGAGGACCGCCTGGATAAAACTGAGCAGAGCTTAGTGTCAGAGTTAGAAAAGCTGAAATCATTAACTCTGAGCTTCGTAAGTGAGAGAAAATACTTGagtgaaaaggagaaagaaaacgaGAAATTAATAAAGGAGCTCACTCAGAAACTGGAGCagaacaaaaaaatgaaccgagATCATACAAGGAATGCTTCTAATGACCTACGGATTGAGGATGGTATCTCTTCCACGCTGCCGTCCAAGGAATCAAGAAGGAAGGGCAGTCTGGACTATCTGAAGCAGGGAGAGAATGAAACAAGAAACaaatcagaaaatgaaaaaaaccgaAATCAGGAAGACAACAAAGTCAAAGACCTTAACCAAGAGATTGAGAAACTTAAAACACAGATCAAACATTTTGAATCTTTGGAAGAAGAGCTTAAGAAAATGAGGGCCAAAAATAATGACCTTCAGGATAATTACCtaagtgaacaaaataaaaacaaactcttAGCCAGCCAGCTGGAGGAGATAAAGCTACAaatcaagaaacagaaagagTTAGAAAATGGAGAAGTAGAAGGGATAGATGCTTTTCTATCCAGCAGAGGCAGGCATGAGAGGACTAAGCTTCGAGGCCATGGAGGTGAGGCATCTGTGTCCAAGCACCCATCCCGGGAACTGTCCCCTCAGCATAAGCGGGAAAGGCACCGCAATAGGGAGTTTGCTTTCAATAATGAAAACTACTCTCTGAGCAGCAGGCAGATGTCCTCTCCCAGTTTCACCACCAGGAGGGCAGCCAAAACTTCCAACATGGGGGCAGGTACGGACAATGGGACTCAGGAGACAAAAAGAACTGATGACCGATCTGCACCTGGGTCCTCTCAGAGTGAAGGGAAAAAGTCTAGGGAGCAGCCATCGGTGCTGAGCCGCTACCCCCCAGCTGCCCAGGAGCACAATAAAGTTTGGAAGGGAGCTCCCAAGCCGGGCACTGAGAGTGGATTGAAGGGAAAAGTAGAGAAGACAACAAGAACATTTAGTGACACCACCCATGGATCTGTTCCCAGTGACACAGTGGGTAGAGCTGATAAGGCTTCTGACACCTCTGAGGCCCTCTTTGGCAAGAGGGGGCAGGTGCCTGGCAGTGCAAGTCAGATAATGCAGGCTGCAGACTCTGGTAGTTCTAAGGCCACTGGAGCATTGGCCTCAACGCGAAGATCCTCCTCAGAGGGGCTCTCCAAGGGCAAAAAGTCTGCCAGCGGCCAGGAGGTTGATCCCAGTTCCCCAAACTCCAAGGCTCCTGTTTTATCGAAGTATCCTTATAGCTCCAGAAGTCAAGAAAACATCCTTCAGGGCTTTTCAACCCCAAGTAAAGAAGGAATTGACCAACCCGTAGCAGTTGTGATGGAAGATAGCAGTCATCATGAAGCCCTGAGGTGTCGAGTGATCAAAGCCAGTGGCAGAGAGAAACCAGACTCAGATGATGACTTGGATCTAGCATCTCTTGTTACCGCCAAGTTGGTAAACACAACCATCACTCCAGAGCCAGAGCCCAAACAACAGCCCAACTCTAGAGAAAAGGCCAAACCCCGAGGGGGTCTTAGAACCTCTCTGTTTGAGAACGATAAAGATGCTGGAACAGAAAGTGAATATGTGAAACCTGCCAGAGCCTCCCCCAGTGCTGTGGAGCCCCCAGATGCCAATGGTGCTGGGGTAAAGAGCCAAAGGCCCTTTAGTCCCAGAGAGGCCTTGCGGTCCAGAGCCGTTATCAAACCCATCATCATTGATAAGGATGTGAAAAAAATCATGGGAGGGTCTGGAACCGAGGCTGCTCTGGAGAAACAGAAATCCACCTCCAAACAGGGGCCAAACATAGTGACCAGCAGCATTACTATCTACCCCTCTGACAGCAGCAGCCCTAGAGCCACCCCAGGTGAGGCCTTGAGGGAGAGGCACACGTCCACCAGCAACATCCAGGTTGGGCCACCGGAGCTCATGTCAGTCAGCAACCATCTTGGCTCCCCCTTTGAGCTCTCCATTCACAAACACGACATCACCCTGCAGCTCACAGAGACTGAAAGAATGGGAGAAGGGCCCCTGAAGAGCAGGCCAGAAACAGTGGTGTCTCGGAGCAGCATCATCATCAAGCCATCGGATCCTGTGGAGAGGAACAGCCACACACACCCCGCGGAGACAATCAGGTGGAAAAGCCATAACGCCCCTTCAGAAGGGGCCTCCGCAGATGCCAGACATGTTACTGTGCGGAACGCTTGGAAGACTAGGCGAGACTTGAACTCTTTAGATGACCCCCCAACTCGAAGAGGTAAAAATGTGGATTCGATCAATGCCTACACCCAGAGGTCTTCCACAGACTTCTCAGAACTTGAACAGCCCCGGTCGTATCTTTCTGAGCAGGGCATCCGGAGGGGAGGAAATTCAGGGGATGGCCCTGAGCTGTCCTCCAGAAGGACCCAGAGTAGCCTCACCGTGTCTGAGGTACTCACACGTCGGAATCAGGCAGGAGACACTGTCACAGCGGCAGTCTGGAACCACTCGGTGGCCATG GAGGACAGTGAAGACTGCACACTCAGTGTCTACAAGCGACTGCACAACTCCCTGGAACGGTCTGAATTGCCTGCAAAGCAGGGGCTGCCAGAGCCTGGGCGGGTATGGGCTGAGGACCGGTTACGGCCACCCAGGCCCTGCGCTGAGGAAAACTGA